One genomic region from Streptomyces sp. NBC_00457 encodes:
- a CDS encoding VOC family protein has translation MPHPTTHRPQGSRIRCRNLRSHPGRPHPPPGHSLIHTRTRPCAVDRQQLITPQPPHWPDPAAPRRHHLEFAVDEDMPTIERRLLELGATMHEHQSGADQFRMFTDPAGHLFCLAPRETTYVHGELLDAEH, from the coding sequence CTGCCCCACCCAACGACCCACCGCCCGCAAGGGTCACGCATTCGATGTAGGAACCTTCGTTCCCATCCCGGACGCCCGCACCCGCCGCCAGGACACTCACTCATACACACCAGAACGCGCCCGTGCGCAGTCGATCGACAGCAGCTCATTACCCCCCAACCACCCCACTGGCCGGACCCGGCCGCCCCGCGCCGCCATCACCTGGAGTTCGCCGTCGACGAGGACATGCCCACGATCGAACGCCGCCTCCTCGAACTCGGCGCGACCATGCACGAACACCAGTCGGGCGCCGACCAGTTCCGGATGTTCACCGACCCCGCCGGTCACCTGTTCTGCCTGGCGCCGCGCGAGACGACGTATGTGCACGGGGAGTTGCTCGACGCCGAGCACTGA
- a CDS encoding VOC family protein, translating to MSDEPAVRELRLVVTADDYDAALHFYRDVLGLTEQAAFSSPGGRVTILDAGRATLELTDPHHAAFIDDVEVGRRVAGHIRVAFQVGDSAAVTAKLAAAGAEVVAEPTRTPWNSLNSRLEAPGALQLTLFTELGEGE from the coding sequence ATGTCCGACGAACCCGCCGTCCGTGAACTCCGTCTCGTCGTCACAGCGGACGACTACGACGCCGCCCTGCACTTCTACCGCGACGTTCTGGGCCTGACCGAACAGGCCGCGTTCTCCTCGCCCGGCGGGCGCGTCACGATCCTCGATGCCGGGCGGGCCACGCTGGAGCTGACCGATCCGCATCATGCGGCGTTCATTGATGACGTGGAGGTCGGGCGGCGGGTGGCCGGGCATATCCGGGTGGCGTTCCAGGTGGGTGACTCCGCCGCCGTCACGGCGAAGCTGGCCGCCGCCGGTGCCGAGGTGGTCGCCGAGCCGACGCGGACGCCGTGGAATTCGCTCAACTCCCGGCTGGAGGCGCCCGGTGCGCTCCAGCTGACCCTCTTCACCGAGCTGGGCGAAGGCGAATAG
- a CDS encoding TY-Chap domain-containing protein yields MDEAWSEFRDRLRAEVAGMRERDTLVVSEPDPEPAPDAPGRHWWQRRPKPRQDTGRYVQFMRWDDGFGAECVSLAYRKMTEAQKQRLLSLGWSDPDAHPPRSGRSENHEMWFGLDEVDRLAQISTDSLRVLGEEPPDAHWTWRKDPPA; encoded by the coding sequence ATGGACGAGGCATGGAGCGAGTTCCGTGACCGGCTGCGGGCGGAAGTGGCCGGTATGCGCGAGAGGGACACCCTGGTGGTCTCCGAGCCCGACCCCGAGCCGGCGCCCGATGCTCCGGGCCGGCACTGGTGGCAGCGGCGCCCCAAACCTCGGCAGGATACGGGGCGTTACGTGCAGTTCATGAGGTGGGACGACGGGTTCGGCGCCGAATGCGTCTCATTGGCGTACCGGAAAATGACCGAGGCACAGAAGCAGCGGCTGCTGTCGCTCGGCTGGTCCGACCCGGACGCCCACCCGCCGCGCAGCGGGCGCTCGGAGAATCACGAGATGTGGTTCGGCCTCGACGAGGTCGACCGACTTGCCCAGATCTCCACCGACTCGCTCCGGGTACTGGGCGAGGAGCCGCCCGACGCGCACTGGACCTGGCGGAAGGACCCGCCGGCGTGA
- a CDS encoding excalibur calcium-binding domain-containing protein: protein MKSFRKPAAVAVVALALAALPVTAEAHDGNHPFENCSEAYENGYSNIKEGDEHYGEHLDRDQDGIGCDNPPAGFVPAEDEGTDGAEDTAGQEDTDLAETGGNSATSYIAGGGAAVLLAGGGLLVVVRRRREVR from the coding sequence GTGAAGTCGTTCCGCAAGCCGGCCGCCGTGGCTGTCGTCGCGTTGGCACTGGCCGCTCTGCCTGTCACTGCCGAGGCGCATGACGGCAATCACCCGTTCGAGAACTGCTCCGAGGCGTACGAGAACGGGTACTCCAATATCAAGGAGGGCGACGAGCACTACGGGGAGCACCTGGACCGCGACCAGGACGGCATCGGCTGCGACAACCCGCCCGCCGGCTTCGTCCCCGCCGAGGACGAGGGCACCGACGGAGCCGAGGACACGGCGGGGCAGGAGGACACCGACCTCGCGGAGACCGGCGGCAACAGTGCCACGTCGTACATCGCGGGTGGCGGTGCCGCCGTTCTGCTCGCCGGGGGTGGGCTGCTGGTTGTGGTGCGTCGGCGTCGCGAGGTTCGCTGA
- a CDS encoding amylo-alpha-1,6-glucosidase produces MTDRHHLLVHGGTFAAVGDGGDISGVRGGSSPDGLFVRDARHLSRWQLTVDGAVPEALSPVADGDTARCVLVPRGGRQEPPAYTIFREQAVGDGAFVELLRVTSNRAVPTTVRLAVTADADFTDQFELRSDHRTYTKIGATRTRQVLDGGVEFTYRRGEWRSLTTVTAEPVPDGVEETGTGARRLVWTLELAPHGTAELSLRVMARPHGDKRALRVPRSPAALTDQLLAMEGEFVEGVAFPTGWPELAAACARGLADLASLQIPAAGLDGEEVRVPAAGAPWFLTLLGRDALLTSLFALPYRPQLAAATLPALAAAQATETGADSVAQPGKIVHEVRHGELAHFGQVPYGRYYGSVDATPLFLVLLGAYVEQTGDAELPRRLEPHARAAIGWMLDHGGLTSRGYLVYRADQGGLANQNWKDSPGAICSADGTRASGSVMAAGAQGYAYDALRRTAWLARTVWDDEVYAALLEQAAGDLRDRFQRDFWMRDRSFPALALDREGRHVDALASDAGHLLWSGLLDKEYGAMVGRRLLEPDFFSGWGVRTVASGQPAYHPLSYHRGSVWPHDNALITLGLARYGLHDEARTVAHALVDAAAATGHRLPEVLAGYGRDTHGEPVPYPHACVRESRSAAAPLALLTAVGGA; encoded by the coding sequence ATGACGGACCGGCATCATCTGCTCGTGCACGGCGGGACGTTCGCCGCCGTGGGCGACGGCGGCGACATCAGCGGCGTACGGGGCGGCAGTTCCCCGGACGGCTTGTTCGTGCGTGACGCCCGGCACCTCAGCCGCTGGCAGCTGACGGTCGACGGGGCCGTGCCCGAAGCCCTCAGTCCCGTCGCCGACGGGGACACCGCGCGCTGTGTCCTGGTCCCGCGCGGGGGCCGCCAGGAGCCACCGGCGTACACGATCTTCCGTGAACAGGCCGTAGGGGACGGCGCCTTCGTCGAGTTACTGCGGGTGACCAGCAACCGTGCGGTGCCGACCACGGTCCGCCTCGCGGTCACCGCGGACGCCGACTTCACCGACCAGTTCGAGCTGCGCTCCGACCACCGCACCTACACCAAGATCGGTGCCACCCGCACCCGCCAAGTCCTCGACGGCGGCGTGGAGTTCACCTACCGGCGCGGCGAGTGGCGCTCCCTGACGACGGTGACGGCCGAGCCGGTGCCGGACGGCGTCGAGGAGACGGGCACGGGCGCGCGCCGCCTCGTCTGGACCCTGGAACTGGCACCGCACGGCACGGCGGAGCTGTCCCTGCGGGTCATGGCCCGCCCGCACGGCGACAAGCGGGCCCTCCGGGTGCCCCGCTCCCCCGCCGCGCTGACCGACCAACTCCTGGCCATGGAGGGCGAATTCGTCGAAGGCGTGGCCTTCCCGACCGGCTGGCCGGAGCTGGCCGCGGCCTGCGCGCGCGGCCTCGCCGACCTGGCCTCGCTGCAGATCCCGGCGGCGGGCCTGGACGGCGAGGAGGTACGGGTGCCCGCGGCCGGAGCGCCCTGGTTCCTGACGCTGCTGGGCCGCGACGCGCTCCTGACGTCCCTGTTCGCCCTCCCCTACCGCCCCCAGCTCGCCGCCGCCACCCTCCCCGCGCTCGCCGCCGCCCAGGCGACGGAGACCGGCGCGGACTCGGTCGCCCAGCCCGGCAAGATCGTGCACGAGGTACGGCACGGCGAGCTGGCGCACTTCGGACAGGTGCCGTACGGGCGTTACTACGGGTCGGTGGATGCGACGCCGCTGTTCCTGGTACTGCTCGGCGCATACGTAGAGCAGACGGGCGACGCGGAACTGCCCCGCCGCCTTGAGCCCCACGCCCGCGCCGCGATCGGCTGGATGCTGGACCACGGCGGGCTCACCTCCCGCGGCTACCTCGTCTACCGCGCCGACCAGGGCGGCCTGGCCAACCAGAACTGGAAGGACTCCCCCGGCGCGATCTGCTCCGCCGACGGTACGAGGGCCTCCGGCTCGGTGATGGCGGCGGGCGCTCAGGGTTATGCGTACGACGCCCTGCGCCGCACCGCGTGGCTGGCCCGCACGGTGTGGGACGACGAGGTGTACGCGGCGCTCCTTGAGCAGGCGGCGGGCGATCTCCGCGACCGTTTCCAGCGGGACTTCTGGATGCGCGACCGGTCCTTCCCCGCCTTGGCCCTGGACCGCGAGGGCCGACATGTCGACGCGCTCGCCTCCGACGCCGGGCATCTGCTGTGGTCGGGGCTGCTCGACAAGGAGTACGGCGCGATGGTCGGGCGGCGCCTGCTGGAACCGGACTTCTTCTCCGGGTGGGGCGTCCGCACGGTGGCCTCCGGCCAGCCCGCGTACCATCCGCTGTCGTATCACCGGGGATCTGTGTGGCCGCATGACAACGCGCTGATCACGCTGGGGCTCGCACGGTACGGGCTTCATGACGAGGCCCGTACGGTGGCGCACGCGCTGGTTGACGCGGCGGCGGCGACGGGGCATCGGTTGCCGGAGGTGCTTGCCGGGTACGGGCGGGATACTCATGGGGAGCCGGTGCCGTATCCGCATGCGTGTGTGCGGGAGTCTCGGTCTGCGGCGGCTCCATTGGCGCTGTTGACGGCTGTTGGGGGCGCCTAA
- a CDS encoding VOC family protein produces the protein MLRLTDFIIDCPDTMKLAAFYSEVIGLPVKEGSNEDWAGIKCGEIELAFIRVEDYRAPQWPDSEHPKQFHLDFEVDDVEAEQRRVLALGATLERDCVGPDGYGFRVYTDPIGHPFCLCRNKGVIWTDQGLIWPKRD, from the coding sequence ATGCTGCGACTAACCGACTTCATCATCGATTGCCCGGACACGATGAAGCTGGCAGCCTTCTACTCCGAGGTGATCGGGCTCCCGGTCAAGGAGGGCAGTAACGAGGACTGGGCCGGTATCAAGTGCGGCGAGATCGAACTGGCCTTCATTCGGGTGGAGGACTACCGCGCCCCGCAGTGGCCCGACAGCGAGCACCCCAAGCAGTTCCACCTCGACTTCGAAGTCGATGACGTCGAGGCCGAACAGCGCCGGGTCTTGGCCCTCGGCGCGACCCTGGAGCGGGACTGCGTCGGCCCCGACGGCTACGGCTTCCGCGTCTACACCGACCCCATCGGCCACCCCTTTTGCCTCTGCCGCAACAAGGGTGTCATCTGGACCGATCAGGGCCTCATCTGGCCCAAGCGCGACTAG
- a CDS encoding ROK family protein, whose protein sequence is MAGRTQASAGELLELVRSGRATTRGALQQVTGLSRATVGQRLDRLFRAGWLREGAGGRVESPLGGRPSITLEFDDEHAVVLAADLDTRHARAAVLSLTGEILAEHSGTLVVEDGPDAVLGDLGHWFAELLEKAGHRADEVCGIGLAVPGPVDRDTGRVVQPPIMPGWDGYDIRGRLARAFAEHTGAAPVPVLVDNDANLMAYGEQRTSHPDCSAFVLVKVSTGIGAGVVVDGSVYRGIDGGAGDLGHIRVGAEALCRCGSYGCLAAVASGGAVARRLAQTGVPAASGSDVRDLLAAGHPEAAALAREAGRAVGDVLATVVTLLNPGVLMIAGDLAGTPFLTGVRELLYQRALPRSTAHLEVVTSRLGERAGLVGAGALVVEYLYAPERVEERLLALGV, encoded by the coding sequence ATGGCCGGTCGGACTCAGGCGAGCGCCGGAGAGCTGCTGGAACTGGTGCGCAGCGGCCGTGCGACGACTCGTGGTGCCCTCCAACAAGTGACGGGTCTCTCACGCGCCACCGTCGGCCAGCGTCTCGACCGCCTCTTCCGCGCGGGCTGGCTGCGCGAGGGAGCCGGCGGCCGGGTCGAGTCCCCGCTCGGCGGTCGCCCCTCGATCACCCTGGAATTCGACGACGAGCACGCCGTCGTCCTCGCCGCCGACCTGGACACCCGGCACGCCCGCGCCGCCGTCCTCTCGCTCACCGGCGAGATCCTCGCCGAGCACTCCGGCACGCTGGTTGTCGAGGACGGCCCGGACGCCGTACTCGGCGACCTCGGCCACTGGTTCGCCGAGCTCCTGGAGAAGGCCGGTCACCGGGCCGACGAGGTCTGCGGCATCGGACTCGCGGTGCCCGGCCCCGTCGACCGCGACACCGGCCGCGTCGTCCAGCCGCCGATCATGCCCGGCTGGGACGGCTACGACATACGGGGCCGCCTCGCCAGGGCCTTCGCCGAGCACACGGGCGCCGCACCCGTCCCCGTCCTCGTCGACAACGACGCGAACCTCATGGCGTACGGCGAACAGCGCACCAGCCACCCCGACTGCTCGGCCTTCGTGCTGGTCAAGGTGTCCACCGGTATCGGCGCGGGCGTCGTGGTCGACGGCTCGGTCTACCGGGGCATCGACGGGGGCGCGGGCGACCTCGGGCACATCCGGGTGGGCGCGGAGGCGCTGTGCCGGTGCGGTTCGTACGGCTGTCTGGCCGCCGTCGCCAGCGGTGGTGCCGTGGCCCGGCGGCTGGCGCAGACCGGGGTGCCGGCCGCGTCCGGCTCGGACGTACGGGATCTGCTGGCGGCCGGGCATCCGGAGGCGGCGGCGCTGGCGCGGGAGGCAGGGCGGGCGGTCGGAGACGTACTGGCGACCGTCGTGACGCTGCTGAACCCCGGGGTTCTGATGATCGCCGGGGATCTGGCCGGAACTCCCTTCCTCACCGGCGTACGGGAGCTGCTGTACCAGCGGGCGCTGCCGCGTTCCACCGCTCATCTGGAGGTCGTGACCTCGCGGCTCGGTGAGCGGGCGGGGCTGGTGGGGGCGGGGGCGTTGGTCGTCGAGTACCTGTATGCGCCGGAGCGGGTGGAGGAGCGGTTGCTGGCACTGGGTGTGTAA
- a CDS encoding TIGR03668 family PPOX class F420-dependent oxidoreductase — translation MKLSPLVARERFAGSPVARLATADANGVPHAVPVTFAVLDDVVYFAVDHKPKSTWQLRRLRNIRENPSVTVLVDHYAEDWSTLWWARADGRGEVLEDGQERHRAVELLRDKYDQYRDSPPQGPVAAIRVERWSGWAFA, via the coding sequence GTGAAGCTCTCACCGCTCGTCGCCCGGGAACGCTTTGCCGGATCACCTGTCGCACGGCTGGCGACCGCCGACGCCAATGGAGTGCCCCACGCCGTGCCGGTGACCTTCGCCGTCCTGGACGACGTCGTGTATTTCGCGGTGGACCACAAACCCAAGAGCACATGGCAACTGCGGCGGCTCCGCAACATTCGGGAGAATCCCTCGGTGACGGTCCTGGTCGACCACTACGCCGAGGACTGGTCGACGTTGTGGTGGGCTCGTGCTGATGGCCGCGGGGAAGTACTGGAGGACGGGCAAGAGCGGCATCGCGCGGTGGAGTTGCTGCGCGACAAGTACGACCAGTACCGGGACTCTCCTCCCCAGGGTCCCGTGGCCGCCATTCGGGTCGAGCGGTGGAGCGGCTGGGCGTTCGCATAA
- the ppdK gene encoding pyruvate, phosphate dikinase, which produces MSENQKFVYDFTEGNKELKDLLGGKGANLAEMTNLGLPVPPGFTITTEACKVYLDSGEEPVALRDEVSAHLDALEATMGKKLGQADNPLLVSVRSGAKFSMPGMMDTVLNIGLSDKSVQGLAKQAGDDRFAWDSYRRLIQMFGKTVLGVDGDLFEDALEKAKEAKKVTVDTELEAADLKKLVTRFKKIVKTEAGRDFPQDPREQMDLAIHAVFDSWNTDRAKLYRRQERIPGDLGTAVNICSMVFGNLGPDSGTGVAFTRDPASGHQGVYGDYLQNAQGEDVVAGIRNTVPLAELESIDKKSYDQLMQIMETLENHYKDLCDIEFTIERGQLWMLQTRVGKRTAGAAFRIATQLVDQGLIDEAEALQRVTGAQLAQLMFPRFDEDTKVQTVGRGIAASPGAAVGKAVFDSYTAVKWSRSGEKVILVRRETNPDDLDGMIAAEGILTSRGGKTSHAAVVARGMGKTCVCGAEELEVDTKRRRMTVPGGHVVEEGDVISIDGSSGKVYLGEVPVVPSPVVEYFEGRMHAGANDADELVEAVHRIMAFADRKRRLRVRANADNAEDALRARRFGAQGIGLCRTEHMFLGDRRELVERLILADTETEREESLKALLPLQKQDFVELFSAMDGLPVTIRLLDPPLHEFLPDITELSVRVALAESRQEPHENELRLLQAVHRLHEQNPMLGLRGVRLGLVIPGLFTMQVRAIAEAAAERKNAKGDPRAEIMIPLVGTVQELEIVREEADQVVAEVQAATGTDLKLAIGTMIELPRAALTAGQIAEAAEFFSFGTNDLTQTVWGFSRDDVEASFFTAYLEKGIFGVSPFETIDRDGVGSLVKLAAEAGRATRPDLKLGVCGEHGGDPESVHFFHEVGLDYVSCSPFRIPVARLEAGRAASQSQGSDHR; this is translated from the coding sequence GTGTCGGAAAATCAAAAGTTCGTTTACGACTTCACCGAGGGCAACAAGGAACTCAAGGACCTCCTCGGCGGAAAGGGTGCGAACCTCGCCGAGATGACCAATCTGGGCCTTCCGGTCCCTCCGGGCTTCACCATCACCACCGAGGCCTGCAAGGTCTACCTCGACAGCGGCGAGGAGCCGGTGGCACTGCGTGACGAGGTGAGTGCGCACCTCGACGCCCTCGAAGCGACCATGGGCAAGAAGCTCGGACAGGCCGATAACCCCCTCCTCGTATCGGTACGTTCCGGGGCGAAGTTCTCGATGCCCGGCATGATGGACACGGTCCTCAACATCGGCCTCTCCGACAAGTCCGTGCAAGGCCTCGCCAAGCAGGCCGGCGACGACCGGTTCGCCTGGGACTCCTACCGCCGCCTCATCCAGATGTTCGGCAAGACCGTCCTCGGCGTCGACGGCGACCTCTTCGAGGACGCGCTCGAGAAGGCCAAGGAGGCCAAGAAGGTCACGGTCGACACCGAGTTGGAGGCCGCCGACCTCAAGAAGCTGGTCACCCGCTTCAAGAAGATCGTCAAGACCGAGGCCGGCCGGGACTTCCCGCAGGACCCGCGCGAGCAGATGGACCTCGCCATCCACGCCGTCTTCGACTCCTGGAACACCGACCGGGCCAAGCTGTACCGCCGCCAGGAGCGCATCCCCGGCGACCTCGGCACCGCGGTCAACATCTGCTCGATGGTCTTCGGCAACCTGGGCCCGGACTCGGGTACGGGCGTCGCCTTCACCCGTGACCCGGCCAGCGGCCACCAGGGCGTGTACGGCGACTACCTGCAGAACGCGCAGGGCGAGGACGTGGTCGCCGGCATCCGCAACACGGTCCCGCTGGCGGAGCTGGAGTCGATCGACAAGAAGTCGTACGACCAGCTGATGCAGATCATGGAGACCCTGGAGAACCACTACAAGGATCTCTGCGACATCGAGTTCACCATCGAGCGCGGCCAGCTGTGGATGCTCCAGACGCGCGTCGGCAAGCGGACGGCGGGCGCGGCCTTCCGTATCGCGACCCAGCTGGTGGACCAGGGGCTGATCGACGAGGCCGAGGCGCTGCAGCGCGTCACCGGCGCCCAGTTGGCCCAGTTGATGTTCCCCCGCTTCGACGAGGACACGAAGGTCCAGACGGTCGGCCGGGGCATCGCGGCGTCGCCGGGTGCGGCGGTCGGCAAGGCGGTCTTCGACTCGTACACCGCCGTGAAGTGGTCGCGTTCGGGCGAGAAGGTGATCCTGGTCCGCCGGGAGACCAACCCCGACGACCTGGACGGCATGATCGCGGCCGAGGGCATTCTGACCTCGCGCGGCGGCAAGACGTCCCACGCGGCCGTCGTGGCGCGCGGCATGGGCAAGACGTGTGTGTGCGGCGCGGAGGAGCTGGAGGTCGACACCAAGCGGCGCCGGATGACGGTGCCGGGTGGTCACGTGGTCGAGGAAGGCGACGTGATCTCGATCGACGGTTCGTCCGGCAAGGTCTACCTGGGCGAGGTGCCGGTGGTCCCGTCTCCCGTCGTCGAGTACTTCGAGGGCCGGATGCACGCCGGCGCCAACGACGCCGACGAACTGGTCGAGGCCGTACACCGGATCATGGCGTTCGCCGACCGCAAGCGCCGGCTGCGGGTGCGTGCCAACGCGGACAACGCGGAGGACGCGCTGCGGGCGCGGAGGTTCGGCGCGCAGGGCATCGGACTCTGCCGTACGGAGCACATGTTCCTGGGCGACCGCCGCGAACTGGTCGAGCGGCTGATCCTCGCGGACACGGAGACGGAGCGCGAGGAGTCCCTGAAGGCCCTTCTCCCGCTCCAGAAGCAGGACTTCGTGGAGCTGTTCTCGGCGATGGACGGCCTCCCGGTGACGATCCGGCTCCTCGACCCGCCGCTGCACGAGTTCCTCCCCGACATCACCGAGCTGTCGGTCCGCGTGGCGCTCGCCGAGTCCCGCCAGGAGCCGCACGAGAACGAACTGCGCCTGCTCCAGGCCGTCCACCGCCTGCACGAGCAGAACCCGATGCTGGGCCTGCGCGGTGTGCGCCTGGGCCTGGTGATCCCCGGCCTCTTCACCATGCAGGTACGGGCGATCGCCGAGGCCGCCGCCGAGCGCAAGAACGCCAAGGGTGACCCGCGCGCCGAGATCATGATCCCGCTCGTCGGCACGGTCCAGGAGCTGGAGATCGTCCGCGAGGAGGCCGACCAGGTCGTCGCGGAGGTGCAGGCGGCGACGGGTACGGACCTCAAGCTGGCGATCGGCACGATGATCGAGCTGCCGCGCGCCGCACTGACGGCGGGGCAGATCGCGGAGGCGGCGGAGTTCTTCAGCTTCGGCACGAACGACCTGACCCAGACGGTGTGGGGCTTCAGCCGGGACGACGTGGAGGCCTCGTTCTTCACCGCGTACCTGGAGAAGGGCATCTTCGGAGTGTCGCCCTTCGAGACGATCGACAGGGACGGCGTGGGCTCGCTGGTGAAGCTGGCCGCCGAGGCGGGCCGTGCGACCCGCCCCGACCTCAAGCTCGGCGTCTGCGGCGAGCACGGCGGCGACCCGGAGTCCGTCCACTTCTTCCACGAGGTGGGCCTGGACTACGTCTCCTGCTCCCCGTTCCGCATCCCGGTGGCGCGCTTGGAGGCGGGCCGGGCGGCGTCTCAGTCGCAGGGGAGCGATCACAGGTAG
- a CDS encoding MGH1-like glycoside hydrolase domain-containing protein codes for MDRTAQLTARRTERELVYDPPRTKPSLHLRAARVLETNWTGTNTVPSRSLYPHQWSWDSAFIAIGLRHISPLRAQTELDTLLDAQWGDGRIPHIVFNPSVPLDAYFPSPDFWRSSTAGRAAGAPRTVQTSGIVQPPVHALAAWLVHCADPGLSRARGFLSRVYPRLAAWHRYLLHRRDLGGGGLASVVHPWEQGMDNSPAWDAPLSRITPAPARSFRRADLDHGAAEDRPTDLDYGRYVRLATDYRDRGYADGGGDFAVEDPAFNALLIASEHALARIAHELGATGTARHARAERLTAALVERLWDPERGMFFCRDLRGGESGRDLHGRESGRDLQGRESGRDPHGGVLIPERTVSGLVPLLLPGLPRDIAAALVRTASGPHFGLGDTTRLIPSYDLLGEAFDRHRYWRGPAWFNTSWLLERGLRMYGERERAGALREAVLELADSSDFAEYVDPYTGEACGATGFGWTAALALDLLHSDTSVSGTSVSDTSVSGTSVMAGAAAKGGDQG; via the coding sequence GTGGATCGCACTGCCCAACTCACAGCACGCCGCACCGAGCGTGAGCTCGTATACGATCCGCCCCGCACGAAACCTTCGCTGCACCTCAGGGCCGCGCGGGTGCTGGAGACCAACTGGACCGGCACCAACACGGTGCCCTCGCGCAGCCTGTATCCGCACCAGTGGTCGTGGGACTCCGCGTTCATCGCGATCGGTCTGCGGCACATCTCGCCGTTACGGGCGCAGACGGAGCTGGACACGCTGCTCGACGCCCAGTGGGGCGACGGCCGGATCCCGCACATCGTCTTCAACCCCTCCGTACCGCTCGATGCCTACTTCCCGAGCCCCGACTTCTGGCGCTCCTCGACCGCGGGGCGCGCTGCGGGCGCCCCGCGCACCGTACAGACGTCCGGCATCGTGCAGCCACCGGTGCACGCGCTGGCGGCCTGGCTGGTGCACTGCGCCGACCCCGGCTTGTCCCGCGCGCGCGGGTTCCTCTCCCGGGTGTATCCCCGGCTGGCCGCCTGGCACCGCTATCTGCTGCACCGGCGGGACCTGGGCGGCGGCGGTCTCGCGTCCGTCGTGCACCCGTGGGAGCAGGGCATGGACAACTCCCCCGCCTGGGACGCTCCGCTGAGCCGCATCACACCCGCCCCGGCCCGCTCCTTCCGCCGCGCCGACCTCGACCACGGGGCGGCCGAGGACCGGCCGACGGATCTGGACTACGGGCGGTATGTGCGCCTGGCGACGGACTACCGGGACCGGGGGTACGCAGACGGGGGCGGCGACTTCGCGGTGGAGGACCCTGCCTTCAACGCCCTGCTCATCGCCTCCGAACACGCCCTCGCCCGCATCGCCCACGAGCTGGGGGCGACAGGGACGGCCCGGCACGCGCGCGCGGAACGGCTGACGGCGGCGCTGGTGGAGCGGCTGTGGGACCCGGAGCGGGGCATGTTCTTCTGCCGGGATCTGCGGGGTGGGGAGTCCGGCCGTGACCTGCACGGCAGGGAGTCCGGCCGTGACCTGCAGGGCCGGGAGTCCGGCCGGGATCCGCACGGCGGCGTCCTGATCCCCGAGCGCACTGTCTCCGGCCTCGTCCCGCTCCTCCTGCCCGGCCTCCCGCGTGACATCGCCGCCGCCCTCGTGCGCACGGCGAGCGGCCCGCACTTCGGCCTGGGCGACACGACCCGCCTCATCCCGTCCTACGACCTCCTCGGCGAGGCCTTCGACCGGCACCGCTACTGGCGCGGCCCGGCGTGGTTCAACACGAGCTGGCTGCTGGAGCGCGGGCTGCGGATGTACGGCGAGCGGGAGCGCGCCGGTGCGCTGCGCGAGGCGGTGCTGGAGCTGGCCGACTCGTCCGATTTCGCGGAGTACGTCGACCCGTACACCGGCGAGGCCTGCGGAGCCACCGGCTTCGGCTGGACCGCCGCGCTCGCGCTCGACCTGCTGCACAGCGACACCTCAGTCAGCGGCACCTCAGTCAGCGATACCTCAGTGAGCGGCACCTCAGTGATGGCCGGCGCGGCGGCCAAGGGAGGGGACCAGGGATGA